The following are encoded together in the Pedobacter steynii genome:
- a CDS encoding glutathione peroxidase, whose product MNTLLILLSLMFTPPAKSIYDFSFKTIDGKEVKLSKFKGKKILIVNTASKCGYTPQYEALEKLHKQYGKEVVLIGFPAGNFGGQELATNAEIQDFCKKNFGVTFLLSEKVSVKGADINPLFKYLTSIENPDFTGDINWNFEKFLINEKGQLVHRFRSKVTPMSEELTKNL is encoded by the coding sequence ATGAATACATTATTAATATTACTGAGCCTGATGTTTACGCCACCGGCAAAAAGCATTTATGATTTCAGCTTCAAAACCATCGACGGTAAAGAAGTAAAGCTGTCCAAGTTTAAAGGAAAAAAGATCCTGATTGTGAATACCGCTTCGAAATGTGGCTATACCCCACAGTATGAAGCCCTGGAAAAACTACACAAACAATATGGTAAAGAAGTCGTATTAATTGGCTTTCCTGCAGGTAATTTCGGCGGACAGGAATTGGCTACCAATGCAGAGATCCAGGATTTCTGTAAAAAGAATTTTGGCGTAACCTTTTTACTAAGTGAAAAAGTAAGCGTAAAAGGAGCAGACATCAACCCATTGTTCAAGTACCTGACCAGCATTGAGAACCCTGATTTCACAGGGGACATCAACTGGAATTTTGAAAAATTCCTGATCAATGAAAAAGGACAACTGGTACACCGCTTCAGATCTAAAGTAACCCCAATGAGTGAAGAACTGACTAAAAATTTATAA
- a CDS encoding 5'-nucleotidase C-terminal domain-containing protein: MQYIQPLRKYLVLASIPFFLISCGTANYRLVKSNRTEYKMNGERAVDSSLIKTYLPYKIKMEQEMNTVIGHAEVLMTKNDKIPENLLRNFFADALFHEVLKYDPAVDFAMPSTNGGLRVDIPKGDIKVSNIFEVMPFENEMMVFTLGPSDVQNLLSYIARTGGQPVAGLRMKIVDNRPTEVMINGKPLDPKRNYKILTSDYVAEGGDNVQSFKNPIDKKILGIRMRDALITYIKEHQAAGKTINPKLDGRITKD, from the coding sequence ATGCAGTATATCCAACCACTAAGAAAATACCTGGTTTTAGCAAGCATCCCGTTCTTTCTGATTTCCTGCGGTACAGCCAATTACAGACTGGTAAAAAGTAACCGTACGGAGTATAAAATGAATGGGGAACGGGCGGTCGACAGCAGCCTGATCAAAACCTATCTGCCTTACAAGATAAAGATGGAGCAGGAGATGAATACCGTAATCGGACATGCTGAGGTGCTGATGACGAAGAATGATAAGATCCCCGAAAACCTCCTGAGAAACTTTTTTGCTGATGCCCTGTTTCATGAGGTACTCAAATACGATCCGGCTGTGGATTTCGCCATGCCCTCTACCAATGGAGGTTTACGGGTTGACATCCCGAAAGGGGATATTAAAGTATCCAATATTTTTGAGGTGATGCCTTTTGAAAATGAAATGATGGTCTTTACACTGGGGCCTTCAGACGTACAGAACCTGCTCAGTTATATTGCTAGAACAGGCGGGCAACCGGTCGCCGGGTTGCGCATGAAAATTGTTGACAACCGTCCCACTGAGGTAATGATTAATGGAAAACCTTTAGATCCGAAGCGAAACTATAAAATCCTGACTTCAGATTATGTAGCCGAGGGAGGAGATAATGTACAGAGTTTCAAAAACCCAATAGACAAAAAAATCCTGGGAATCAGAATGCGCGATGCGCTGATTACTTACATTAAAGAGCATCAAGCCGCAGGAAAAACGATCAATCCGAAATTAGATGGAAGAATTACTAAAGATTAA
- a CDS encoding bifunctional metallophosphatase/5'-nucleotidase has translation MEELLKINRRNFLKTGGMAAAAVALNLNAFDAIAAGDLVKLTILHTNDVHSRIEPFPMDGSRHQGLGGTARRSALIKAIRAQEENVLLFDAGDIFQGTPYFNKYGGELEIRLMSEMKYDAATMGNHDFDNGLEGFYKQLPHANFPILCSNYDFSDTILNKSTQPYKIFKKQGIKIGVFGIGIKLKGLVGDRNYAETQFLDPVETANKTANLLKNELKCDLVICLSHLGYRYDSNRDSDRVLAQNTRNIDLIIGGHTHTFMDQPEDLQNLDGKITTINQVGFAGINLGRLDYYFERYKGKRIKTAAPYTISDQLDS, from the coding sequence ATGGAAGAATTACTAAAGATTAACCGCAGAAACTTCCTCAAAACGGGAGGAATGGCAGCAGCAGCTGTTGCCCTGAATTTAAATGCCTTTGATGCCATTGCGGCCGGAGACCTGGTTAAGCTAACCATTCTGCATACTAACGATGTACACAGCAGGATAGAGCCCTTTCCTATGGATGGTTCCAGACACCAGGGACTGGGCGGAACAGCCAGGCGTTCTGCTTTGATTAAAGCCATCCGCGCTCAGGAAGAAAATGTCCTGCTTTTTGATGCAGGGGATATTTTTCAGGGAACGCCGTACTTCAATAAATATGGTGGTGAACTGGAAATCAGACTGATGTCTGAAATGAAATATGATGCCGCAACAATGGGAAACCATGATTTTGACAACGGACTGGAAGGTTTTTACAAACAACTGCCACATGCCAATTTTCCTATCCTTTGCAGCAATTATGACTTCTCGGATACCATATTAAACAAATCCACTCAGCCTTATAAAATATTTAAGAAACAGGGCATTAAGATTGGCGTGTTTGGAATAGGCATTAAACTCAAAGGGCTGGTAGGAGACAGGAATTATGCAGAAACACAGTTTCTGGATCCGGTAGAGACAGCGAATAAAACCGCAAATCTGCTTAAAAACGAACTCAAATGTGACCTGGTGATTTGCTTGTCCCATTTGGGCTACAGATACGACAGTAATAGGGATTCGGATCGGGTATTGGCTCAAAATACCAGGAATATAGACCTGATAATTGGCGGGCATACCCATACGTTTATGGATCAGCCGGAAGACCTTCAGAATCTGGACGGTAAAATTACTACGATAAATCAGGTCGGTTTTGCTGGAATTAACCTCGGCAGACTGGATTATTATTTTGAAAGATATAAGGGCAAGCGTATTAAAACTGCTGCACCTTATACCATTTCAGATCAATTAGATAGTTAA
- the mnmA gene encoding tRNA 2-thiouridine(34) synthase MnmA, with translation MSKLGRILVAMSGGVDSSVAAVMLHEQGYEVIGLTMKTWDYATSGTSSKETGCCSLDSINDARTLAVNYGFPHYILDIRDEFGDYVIDNFVDEYLAGRTPNPCVLCNTHIKWEALLKRANKLDCEFIATGHYANVRQHDNGRHVISKGLDENKDQSYVLWGVSQENLARTKFPLGSFAKADIRQMALDMGQEELAKKSESYEICFVPDNDYRAFLKHKVGDLEDRVAGGNFITSNGMVVGQHKGYPFYTIGQRKGLGIAFGEPMFVTQILPESNTVVLGRADELERREALVRNVNLIKYEHILEPMENVVTKIRYKDAGTLSTIVQEKDKMRVVFDHSVSAIAPGQSAVFYEGNDLLGGGFLC, from the coding sequence ATGAGTAAACTCGGTAGAATATTGGTAGCCATGAGTGGCGGGGTAGATAGTTCAGTAGCAGCAGTAATGTTACATGAACAAGGATATGAAGTTATCGGATTGACCATGAAGACATGGGACTATGCGACCTCAGGTACCAGCAGTAAGGAAACCGGATGTTGCAGCCTGGACAGCATCAACGATGCCCGTACCCTGGCCGTGAATTACGGATTCCCACACTATATATTAGACATCAGGGATGAATTCGGTGATTATGTAATTGATAACTTCGTTGACGAATATCTTGCAGGCCGTACTCCTAACCCTTGTGTATTATGTAATACCCATATCAAATGGGAAGCTTTATTGAAACGTGCCAATAAACTGGATTGCGAATTTATCGCAACAGGTCATTATGCCAATGTAAGGCAGCACGACAATGGGCGTCATGTGATCTCTAAAGGTCTCGACGAAAACAAAGACCAGTCTTATGTACTCTGGGGAGTTTCTCAGGAAAACCTGGCCCGTACTAAATTTCCTCTGGGTTCTTTTGCCAAGGCAGACATCAGACAAATGGCGCTGGATATGGGACAGGAAGAACTCGCTAAAAAAAGCGAAAGTTATGAGATTTGTTTTGTGCCGGACAATGATTACCGTGCTTTCTTAAAGCATAAAGTTGGTGATCTGGAAGACCGCGTTGCGGGTGGTAATTTTATTACCAGCAATGGAATGGTGGTTGGGCAACATAAAGGATATCCTTTTTACACCATCGGACAAAGAAAAGGATTAGGTATTGCCTTTGGTGAGCCGATGTTTGTGACTCAGATCCTTCCGGAAAGTAATACTGTTGTTCTGGGAAGAGCCGATGAGCTGGAACGCAGAGAAGCATTGGTTAGAAATGTGAACCTGATTAAATATGAGCATATTTTAGAACCCATGGAGAATGTGGTGACTAAAATCCGGTACAAAGATGCAGGGACCTTAAGTACTATTGTACAGGAGAAAGATAAAATGCGTGTGGTATTTGATCATTCAGTATCTGCAATAGCACCTGGTCAGTCTGCCGTATTTTACGAAGGAAACGACCTTCTTGGAGGCGGTTTCCTTTGTTAA
- a CDS encoding GH92 family glycosyl hydrolase, translating to MKKALLFCLLFPALATQAQQDLVKYVKPIIGTQKMGHTYPGATVPFGAVQLSPDTDTLSYELNGKYNGDVYKYCAGYKYEDKTIVGFSHTHFSGTGHSDLGDFLIMPTQGTLKMNPGTADAPGSGFRSAFSHQNETAEAGYYKVKLEDHQIQAELTASKRVGMHRYTFPKSDASHIILDLMSGIYNYDEKTVWTYVRVVNDTLVTGYRQTNGWARTRTVYFAMSFSKPFKTYGQKNFDKKQVYGGFWRKFDQNNNFPEIAGRRIRMHFDFNTSDQEQVKVKFALSPVSQDNALENMRSEIPGWDFDQVKKQAQTEWNKELNKIDIAASEDDKVNFYTAMYHAFINPTTYGDVNGEYKGLDQNVHKADGFTNYTTFSLWDTYRALHPFFNLIQPARNNDMVKSMMAHYDQSTLKMLPIWSHYANDNWCMSGYHSVSVVADAIIKGVYDGDAQKALEACITTANHRNYEGIGVYIDKGYIPAENSGTSVSNTLEYAYDDWCIAQIAKKLGKQEIYEEFLKRSGNWKNVYDKSIGFMRPRLADGSFKKEFDVLSTHGQGFIEGNTWNYSFFVPQDPESLMAAMGGKQRFAARIDSLFTMHLPDEFFADTEDITREGIIGGYVHGNEPAHHVAYLYNWAGQPWKTQQRVRMILKMQYKPSPDGLGGNDDCGQMSAWYMFSSLGFYPVAPGSGDYSLGSPSVKSASLKLEGGNTFTVEAINQSDKNVYVQKVLLNGALVTGNSIKHEDILKGGKLVFYMSSKPVKSSK from the coding sequence ATGAAGAAAGCTTTATTGTTTTGTTTACTATTTCCGGCGCTCGCTACGCAGGCGCAACAGGACCTGGTAAAATATGTAAAACCAATTATTGGCACCCAAAAGATGGGCCACACGTATCCGGGAGCAACAGTTCCTTTTGGCGCTGTTCAGCTGAGCCCGGATACAGACACCCTATCTTATGAGCTCAATGGAAAATATAACGGGGATGTTTACAAATACTGCGCAGGTTATAAGTACGAAGACAAGACCATTGTCGGATTTAGTCATACCCACTTCAGTGGTACCGGGCATTCCGATCTTGGGGATTTTCTGATAATGCCTACCCAGGGAACATTAAAAATGAATCCGGGAACGGCAGATGCTCCGGGAAGCGGCTTTCGTTCCGCCTTTTCTCATCAGAATGAAACCGCAGAAGCGGGCTATTATAAAGTCAAACTCGAAGACCATCAGATTCAGGCAGAGCTGACAGCAAGTAAAAGGGTGGGTATGCACCGCTATACCTTCCCTAAATCTGATGCCTCGCACATCATTCTGGATCTGATGTCGGGCATTTACAATTACGATGAAAAAACCGTATGGACCTATGTCAGGGTTGTAAATGATACCCTGGTTACCGGTTACCGTCAAACTAACGGATGGGCGAGAACAAGAACCGTCTATTTTGCCATGTCTTTCTCCAAACCTTTCAAAACATACGGACAAAAGAACTTTGACAAAAAACAGGTTTACGGAGGTTTCTGGAGAAAATTCGACCAGAACAACAATTTCCCGGAGATCGCAGGAAGAAGGATCCGGATGCACTTTGATTTTAACACCAGTGATCAGGAACAGGTAAAAGTGAAATTTGCTTTATCTCCGGTGAGCCAGGACAATGCCCTGGAAAACATGCGTTCAGAAATCCCCGGATGGGATTTTGATCAGGTAAAAAAACAGGCACAAACCGAATGGAATAAAGAACTGAATAAGATTGACATTGCTGCTTCAGAAGATGATAAGGTGAATTTTTACACGGCGATGTACCATGCCTTCATCAATCCTACAACTTACGGTGATGTGAACGGAGAATATAAAGGATTGGATCAAAACGTACATAAAGCGGATGGTTTTACCAATTACACGACCTTCTCTTTGTGGGATACCTATCGTGCGTTACATCCTTTCTTCAACCTGATCCAGCCGGCCCGAAATAACGACATGGTCAAATCTATGATGGCCCATTATGATCAGAGTACATTAAAAATGTTGCCGATCTGGTCGCATTATGCCAACGACAATTGGTGTATGAGTGGATACCACAGTGTTTCTGTGGTTGCTGACGCCATCATTAAAGGCGTCTACGACGGAGATGCGCAAAAGGCGCTGGAAGCCTGCATCACAACGGCCAATCACCGTAATTATGAAGGCATAGGAGTCTATATTGATAAGGGCTATATTCCGGCAGAAAATAGTGGAACCTCTGTGTCCAATACGTTAGAATATGCCTATGACGATTGGTGTATCGCCCAGATCGCCAAAAAATTGGGTAAGCAGGAAATATATGAAGAGTTCTTAAAGCGCTCAGGAAATTGGAAAAATGTATATGACAAAAGCATTGGCTTTATGCGTCCAAGACTTGCCGATGGTAGCTTTAAAAAAGAATTTGACGTATTGAGCACACATGGACAAGGCTTTATTGAAGGAAATACCTGGAATTACAGCTTTTTTGTTCCTCAGGACCCGGAGTCGCTAATGGCTGCAATGGGAGGGAAGCAACGGTTTGCTGCCCGTATAGACAGCTTATTTACCATGCACCTTCCGGATGAGTTTTTTGCAGATACGGAAGACATTACCCGTGAAGGAATTATCGGAGGCTATGTCCATGGAAACGAACCGGCCCATCACGTCGCTTATCTGTATAACTGGGCGGGCCAACCCTGGAAAACACAGCAAAGAGTAAGAATGATCTTAAAAATGCAATACAAGCCCAGCCCGGATGGCTTAGGTGGAAACGACGACTGTGGTCAGATGAGTGCCTGGTATATGTTTTCCTCTTTGGGATTTTATCCGGTAGCACCGGGTTCAGGAGACTACTCCCTGGGTAGTCCTTCTGTTAAATCTGCCAGCTTAAAACTGGAAGGAGGAAATACTTTCACCGTGGAAGCGATAAACCAAAGCGATAAAAACGTGTATGTACAAAAAGTTCTTTTAAATGGTGCATTGGTGACCGGAAACAGCATTAAGCATGAAGACATTCTAAAAGGAGGAAAGCTGGTTTTTTACATGTCGTCGAAACCAGTTAAATCATCAAAATAA
- a CDS encoding nucleoside phosphorylase: MGNKLSEADLIINRDGTIYHLNLLPEDLAHTVITVGDPDRVSEISKHFDRIELKKGKREFLTHTGYLGQKRITVISTGIGTDNIDIVFNELDALVNIDFETREIKKELISLDIIRVGTSGAIQSDLPMGTILASSFGLGLDALMKYYVHELSVDERPILEAFQSHASHIKGIHPYLTAADPGLLSRIGTEMEQGITVTAPGFYAPQGRQVRAKNAIPNFIELLNTFRHGKYRITNLEMETAGIYALAKALGHKALSVNAILASRVNFEFSKNPDKVVEKAIKMVLDKLS; encoded by the coding sequence ATGGGAAACAAATTATCTGAAGCAGACTTAATCATCAATCGGGATGGTACAATTTACCATCTGAACTTATTACCTGAAGACCTTGCCCATACGGTGATTACTGTTGGTGATCCCGATCGGGTGTCGGAGATATCTAAGCACTTTGACCGCATTGAGCTGAAAAAGGGAAAACGGGAGTTTTTAACACATACCGGTTACCTCGGACAAAAAAGGATTACAGTGATTTCTACCGGTATTGGAACTGATAATATTGATATTGTTTTTAATGAACTGGATGCGCTGGTCAATATTGATTTTGAGACCAGGGAAATTAAGAAAGAACTCATTTCTTTAGATATCATACGTGTTGGAACTTCAGGAGCCATACAATCAGATTTGCCAATGGGCACTATTCTTGCCTCTTCTTTTGGATTAGGTCTGGATGCATTGATGAAGTATTATGTCCATGAGCTGTCAGTTGATGAGCGTCCGATTCTGGAGGCTTTTCAGTCACACGCTTCACATATCAAGGGGATCCATCCTTATCTGACTGCCGCAGATCCCGGCTTGCTCAGTCGCATCGGAACAGAAATGGAACAAGGCATTACGGTGACTGCACCTGGATTTTATGCTCCTCAGGGCAGACAGGTACGGGCCAAAAATGCAATTCCTAATTTCATTGAGTTATTGAATACTTTCCGTCATGGGAAGTACAGGATTACCAATCTGGAAATGGAAACGGCGGGTATTTATGCCCTTGCAAAGGCCCTTGGTCATAAAGCACTCTCTGTAAATGCCATTCTGGCGAGCAGGGTGAATTTTGAATTCAGCAAGAATCCGGATAAAGTGGTAGAAAAAGCCATTAAAATGGTATTGGATAAATTGAGTTAA
- a CDS encoding IMPACT family protein, whose protein sequence is MLFDDTYKTITTPSEGLFKDRGSKFIAFAYPIRSEDEVKALLANLRSEHGKARHFCWALRLSPDRGVFRIQDDGEPSGTAGRPILNALLSADLTNILVVVVRYFGGTLLGVPGLINAYKTAAVEAIQTAEIVEKTVNDIYELTFDYLMMNDVMRLFKEEQLNILSQDFDNSCKIKFEVRKANLNVVLGKLEKIDGVKITYLFTS, encoded by the coding sequence ATGCTTTTTGACGATACTTATAAAACTATAACTACTCCTTCTGAAGGACTTTTTAAAGACCGTGGAAGTAAATTTATCGCTTTTGCTTATCCGATAAGATCGGAAGATGAAGTAAAAGCACTGCTTGCAAATCTTCGTTCGGAGCATGGAAAAGCAAGGCATTTTTGCTGGGCATTACGTCTCAGTCCTGATCGTGGTGTTTTCAGAATTCAGGATGATGGCGAGCCTTCCGGAACTGCGGGAAGACCCATTCTTAATGCCTTGTTGTCTGCAGATCTGACCAATATACTCGTTGTGGTGGTTCGTTATTTCGGAGGAACCTTATTGGGCGTTCCAGGTTTGATAAATGCCTATAAAACGGCTGCCGTAGAAGCTATTCAGACTGCTGAAATAGTAGAAAAGACAGTCAATGATATTTATGAGCTGACTTTCGATTACCTGATGATGAATGATGTTATGCGTCTTTTCAAGGAGGAACAGCTCAATATTTTATCCCAGGATTTCGATAATTCCTGCAAGATCAAATTTGAGGTAAGGAAGGCAAACCTGAATGTCGTTTTAGGCAAGCTGGAGAAGATTGACGGCGTTAAAATCACCTATCTTTTCACTTCCTGA
- a CDS encoding DMT family transporter: MIFLIISICCSVTVAVLLKLARRYKINVLQAVTWNYLFAIGLSCFFFKPSLKELTSAPLSPVYLGLGVLLPLIFWFLAASVRNIGIVKTDIAQRLSLFISIVAAYFLFGDHFNTLKILGLILGFMAIVLTLYRKTKSSATAGNWIYPVLVFVGFGAIDILFKQVSQIKVIPYTSSLILIFGLSFLISLGAILYLSAVKKQKLQLINFICGCILGFFNFGNILFYLKAHQVMAKNPSTVFAAMNIGVIILGSLIGILVFKEKMTKLNYIGLVLALIAIILIRLSQNYAF, translated from the coding sequence ATGATATTTTTAATCATCAGTATCTGTTGCAGTGTTACTGTCGCCGTATTATTAAAGCTTGCCCGCAGGTATAAAATAAATGTTCTTCAGGCAGTGACCTGGAATTATTTGTTTGCAATTGGATTGAGCTGCTTTTTTTTTAAACCTTCTTTAAAGGAGCTGACCAGTGCTCCGCTCTCCCCTGTTTATCTGGGACTTGGTGTTTTATTACCCCTCATTTTCTGGTTCCTTGCCGCTTCAGTGAGGAATATAGGAATTGTAAAAACAGATATCGCACAGCGATTGTCGCTATTTATTTCCATTGTTGCTGCTTATTTTCTTTTTGGAGATCATTTTAATACCCTTAAAATCCTCGGACTGATATTGGGCTTTATGGCTATTGTCCTGACTTTATACCGCAAAACAAAATCTTCTGCAACTGCCGGAAACTGGATCTACCCGGTGCTGGTATTTGTAGGTTTTGGGGCAATAGATATCCTGTTTAAACAGGTTTCCCAGATCAAAGTGATTCCTTATACCAGTTCGCTGATTCTGATATTTGGACTTTCCTTCCTTATCTCATTGGGGGCAATCCTGTACCTTTCAGCTGTAAAGAAGCAAAAGCTGCAACTCATCAATTTTATCTGTGGCTGTATCCTTGGCTTTTTTAACTTTGGAAATATTCTCTTTTACCTGAAAGCACATCAGGTGATGGCGAAAAACCCATCCACAGTTTTTGCTGCAATGAATATTGGAGTAATTATTCTGGGAAGCCTGATCGGTATCCTCGTCTTTAAAGAAAAAATGACTAAGCTCAATTATATAGGGCTTGTACTTGCCCTCATCGCGATCATTTTAATCAGACTATCCCAGAATTATGCTTTTTGA
- the ribD gene encoding bifunctional diaminohydroxyphosphoribosylaminopyrimidine deaminase/5-amino-6-(5-phosphoribosylamino)uracil reductase RibD has translation MADELYMQRCLELASLGMGNVSPNPLVGCVIVAEGQVIGEGYHEKIGEAHAEVNAVKAVFARYGDAAPLLLEKATAYVSLEPCAHFGKTPPCADLLIRHRIKKVIIGNRDPFEAVDGKGIERLRDAGVEVVSGVLEKECSWVNRRFFTRILQQRPYIILKWANTANGYFAPVAEEQRWISGPLARRLVHKWRTEEDAVIVGKRTALVDNPRLDVREWPGRNPIRILIDKNLEIPAESHLYNDVAKTIVFNELRTDIEGNIHFIQMEDMQYYLPQKIAFQLYLMDIQSVIIDGGANLLNQFINAGLWDEARVFSSSLSWENGILAPQINGVITDVQQVGNDRLSIYQNKS, from the coding sequence ATGGCCGACGAATTATATATGCAAAGATGCCTGGAGCTGGCTAGCCTGGGAATGGGAAATGTAAGTCCAAACCCGCTGGTAGGTTGCGTCATCGTAGCTGAGGGACAAGTTATAGGTGAAGGGTACCATGAGAAAATCGGAGAAGCCCATGCAGAGGTAAATGCGGTAAAAGCAGTTTTTGCCAGGTATGGAGATGCCGCTCCTTTGCTATTGGAGAAGGCTACTGCTTATGTTTCTTTAGAACCATGTGCTCATTTTGGCAAAACACCTCCCTGCGCTGATTTGCTGATCAGACATCGGATCAAAAAAGTAATAATCGGAAACCGAGATCCTTTTGAAGCAGTAGATGGTAAAGGAATTGAAAGATTAAGAGATGCGGGAGTTGAAGTGGTTTCGGGAGTTCTTGAAAAGGAATGTTCCTGGGTAAACCGTCGCTTTTTTACCAGGATCCTGCAGCAAAGACCTTATATCATCCTGAAATGGGCCAATACCGCCAATGGGTATTTTGCGCCTGTAGCAGAAGAACAACGCTGGATTAGCGGGCCGCTTGCCAGGCGACTGGTTCATAAATGGAGAACAGAAGAAGATGCGGTGATTGTTGGAAAGAGAACAGCACTGGTAGACAATCCACGACTGGATGTCCGTGAATGGCCGGGTAGAAATCCAATCCGCATACTGATCGATAAGAACCTGGAGATTCCTGCTGAATCTCATCTTTATAATGATGTAGCTAAAACTATTGTTTTTAATGAGTTAAGGACTGATATTGAAGGGAATATCCATTTCATTCAAATGGAAGATATGCAATATTACCTTCCACAGAAGATCGCTTTTCAATTGTACCTCATGGACATTCAATCTGTAATTATTGATGGGGGAGCAAACCTGCTCAATCAGTTTATCAACGCTGGATTATGGGACGAGGCCAGGGTATTCAGCTCTTCCCTTTCCTGGGAAAACGGGATCTTGGCCCCTCAAATAAATGGAGTGATTACAGATGTGCAGCAAGTTGGAAATGACCGGCTGAGCATCTACCAAAATAAAAGTTAA
- the prmC gene encoding peptide chain release factor N(5)-glutamine methyltransferase, whose amino-acid sequence MNLSQLLHHFKTELRDVYEEEEVKSIFSIAAEHLLQFNRSKLMLSWDIEPEPAQEASFLAIAKGLKAHRPIQYLLGEAFFYGLTFKVNESVLIPRPETEELVDWIISGHPSNPSVIDFGTGSGCIAISLKKHLKNSRVSAVDISEDALRLASENALLNHAAINFIHADLLSFRTEDKFDIIVSNPPYITGKEMAEMHQNVLAHEPHLALFVPDESPLLFYEAVADFARTNLQREGSLFFEINEYLSKEMIQMLKHKSFTTIELRKDMQGKDRMICAKF is encoded by the coding sequence ATGAATTTAAGCCAGTTATTACATCATTTTAAGACAGAATTAAGAGATGTTTATGAGGAAGAGGAAGTTAAGTCTATTTTTTCTATCGCCGCAGAACACCTGTTACAATTCAACAGAAGCAAACTGATGTTGAGCTGGGATATAGAGCCTGAACCAGCTCAGGAAGCCTCATTCCTGGCCATAGCAAAAGGGCTGAAAGCACATAGACCGATACAATACCTTTTGGGAGAAGCCTTTTTCTATGGGTTGACCTTCAAAGTTAATGAGTCGGTCCTGATTCCAAGACCTGAAACAGAAGAGCTTGTTGACTGGATTATTTCAGGGCATCCCTCAAATCCTTCAGTCATTGATTTTGGTACAGGAAGTGGATGCATCGCCATCAGCCTAAAGAAACACCTGAAGAATTCCCGGGTGTCCGCAGTAGATATCTCCGAAGATGCCTTAAGGCTGGCTTCAGAAAACGCCTTGCTGAATCACGCTGCCATTAACTTCATTCATGCAGATCTGCTCAGCTTCCGGACTGAAGATAAATTCGACATTATTGTCAGTAATCCGCCTTATATTACTGGAAAGGAAATGGCCGAAATGCACCAGAATGTTCTTGCTCATGAGCCTCATCTGGCTTTGTTTGTACCCGACGAAAGCCCCTTATTATTTTATGAAGCAGTAGCTGATTTTGCCAGAACCAACCTTCAGAGAGAAGGGTCGTTATTTTTCGAGATTAATGAATACCTTTCTAAAGAAATGATTCAGATGTTAAAACACAAATCATTTACTACCATAGAATTAAGAAAAGACATGCAGGGTAAAGACAGAATGATCTGCGCTAAGTTCTAG